In Arachis hypogaea cultivar Tifrunner chromosome 2, arahy.Tifrunner.gnm2.J5K5, whole genome shotgun sequence, a genomic segment contains:
- the LOC112754328 gene encoding LOW QUALITY PROTEIN: UTP:RNA uridylyltransferase 1-like (The sequence of the model RefSeq protein was modified relative to this genomic sequence to represent the inferred CDS: deleted 2 bases in 1 codon), translated as MNGGGGDPPPPSNGGEFLLSLIQRPPQHHHQPPPLPQSHHQNQPPPPPQLQQQQSPAALDPAVALMGPTIPFVPQSPWQSNGHDHPIPQLHHHHHHQQQQNHLQLPWPHSLSYPQNLFGLTHNPFAPPPGVPQTQTLTPIPNSNIGIDDLRRLGFPVETAATTTNISNNSNIRVDAFVQQQKQQELKLKFGSLPNDAFAHEVPPNGAVDSLLYLKLNNGNLNFHVEPHKQGPKFSNSAGNFDVVEQDRRGVERGNHNNNININNNSFHGGGGNLRSETSRAPPPGFGNKQRGKGHWGSGGEGRVQRLMTIERCLLILGLGGRIESVHPRKENFRMVSGERSGGRGNVGREMGILEQLDHPGPPAGSKLHSVSGADVEESLANLKIGDADDDDGDGDLDADALGEQLGDSLLVEDESEDKNNSRQRRAREKDARSLDSRGQRLLSQRQRMYKRQMIRRRDIDNLNVPFLAIYESLIPPEEEKVKQRQLLALLEKLVNKEWPKAQLFIYGSCANSFGVSKSDIDICLAIEEANMEKSDILMKLADILQSDNLQNVQALTRARVPIVKLMDPATGISCDICINNLLAVVNTKLLRDYAQIDARLRQLAFIIKHWAKSRGVNETYHGTLSSYAYVLMCIHFLQQRRPAILPCLQEMESTYSVNVDNVNCAYFDKVGRLADFGRPNKETIAQLVWGFFYYWAYCHDYANSVISVRTGSIISKREKDWTRRVGNDRHLICIEDPFEISHDLGRVVDKRSIKVLREEFERAADIMQYDPNPCVKLFEPYVPS; from the exons ATGAATGGCGGTGGAGGCGACCCGCCGCCGCCGTCAAACGGCGGCGAGTTCCTCCTTTCTCTCATCCAACGACCCCCTCAACACCACCATCAACCTCCTCCTCTACCTCAATCGCACCACCAAAACCAGCCGCCACCTCCGCCGCAGCTGCAGCAACAACAATCTCCGGCAGCACTGGATCCCGCCGTCGCATTAATGGGTCCCACAATTCCATTTGTACCCCAGTCCCCGTGGCAATCCAACGGTCACGATCACCCCATCCCTCAgctccatcaccatcaccatcatcaacaacaacagaaCCATCTTCAGCTTCCTTGGCCCCACTCTCTCTCTTACCCGCAAAATCTCTTCGGGTTGACTCATAATCCGTTTGCCCCTCCTCCTGGTGTACCCCAAACTCAAACCCTAACCCCAATTCCCAACTCCAACATTGGAATCGACGATCTCAGAAGATTAGGGTTTCCAGTTGAAACGGCCGCTACTACTACAAATATAAGCAATAACAGCAACATTAGAGTTGATGCTTTTGTTCAGCAGCAGAAGCAGCAGGAGCTGAAGCTAAAGTTCGGGTCCTTGCCTAATGACGCTTTTGCTCATGAAGTTCCACCTAATGGGGCGGTGGATTCGTTGCTGTACTTGAAGCTGAACAATGGGAACTTGAACTTCCATGTTGAACCGCATAAACAAggtccaaaattttcaaattctgcTGGGAATTTTGATGTTGTTGAACAAGATAGGAGAGGGGTTGAGAGGGGGAatcacaacaacaacatcaatattAATAACAATAGTTTTCATGGTGGTGGAGGGAATCTTAGGTCTGAGACTAGTAGGGCTCCACCGCCAGGGTTTGGGAACAAGCAAAGGGGAAAGGGTCATTGGGGCTCTGGGGGAGAAGGAAGGGTTCAGAGGTTGATGACGATCGAGCGATGCCTGTTGATTCTGGGG TTGGGTGGTAGGATTGAGAGTGTGCACCCTAGGAAGGAAAATTTCAGAATGGTGTCTGGGGAAAGAAGTGGTGGCAGAGGCAATGTGGGTCGCGAGATGGGGATTCTCGAACAGCTTGATCACCCAGGGCCGCCGGCGGGGAGTAAACTTCATTCAGTGTCTGGTGCTGATGTTGAAGAATCTTTGGCGAATCTTAAAATTGGTgatgctgatgatgatgatggtgatggcgATCTTGATGCTGATGCCCTTGGGGAGCAGCTAGGTGATTCCTTGTTGGTTGAGGATGAGTCTGAAGACAAGAATAACTCAAGGCAACGCCGTGCTCGGGAGAAG GATGCCAGATCATTAGATTCAAGAGGACAACGGTTATTAAGCCAGCGGCAAAGAATGTACAAAAGGCAGATGATACGTCGAAGGGACATAGATAATCTTAACGTTCCTTTTCTTGCAATATATGagtctctgattcctccagaggAAGAAAAGGTGAAGCAAAGACAATTATTAGCATTATTGGAGAAATTAGTTAATAAAGAGTGGCCAAAAGCTCAGCTTTTTATCTATGGATCATGTGCTAATTCATTTGGCGTTTCTAAAAGTGATATTGATATTTGCCTTGCAATTGAGGAAGCAAACATGGAGAAATCCGATATTCTAATGAAATTGGCAGATATTTTACAATCAGATAATCTGCAGAATGTGCAG GCTTTGACTCGGGCAAGAGTTCCTATAGTAAAACTCATGGATCCAGCGACAGGAATTTCTTGTGACATATGCATCAACAACCTCCTTGCTGTTGTAAATACAAAGCTTCTTCGGGATTATGCTCAAATAGATGCAAGATTAAGGCAGTTGGCGTTTATTATCAAACATTGGGCAAAGTCAAGAGGAGTGAATGAAACTTATCATGGAACCTTATCTAGCTATGC GTATGTCTTAATGTGCATTCATTTTTTGCAACAACGAAGGCCTGCTATCCTTCCTTGCTTACAG GAGATGGAATCGACTTACTCTGTTAATGTGGACAATGTGAATTGTGCTTACTTTGATAAAGTTGGGAGACTCGCTGATTTTGGACGCCCCAACAAGGAAACAATAGCTCAGTTAGTGTGGGGATTTTTCTATTATTGGGCTTACTGTCATGATTACGCAAATTCAGTTATATCTGTACGTACAGGAAGCATAATCAG TAAGCGAGAGAAGGACTGGACGAGGAGGGTTGGGAATGATCGGCATCTGATATGCATAGAGGATCCTTTTGAGATATCTCATGATCTGGGCAGAGTGGTGGATAAACGCAGTATCAAGGTTCTGAGGGAAGAGTTTGAACGTGCTGCTGATATAATGCAGTATGATCCAAATCCATGTGTTAAACTTTTTGAGCCCTATGTTCCTTCTTGA
- the LOC112754317 gene encoding glyoxylate/hydroxypyruvate reductase HPR3 codes for MAEEEKVELQQLKHENQDLPQVLVLGSPTCLQTLKQLYSHKFRFLIPNTSLDSLYPLTAPLSSISAVICSASFSITAPVLRLLPSLRLVVTTSAGTDHIDLNECGCRGIQVAGAGKLFSDEVADMAVGLLIDVMRRVSAADRFVRTICEAATWDFPLGYKISGKRIGIVGLGSIGMEVAKRLECFGCTILYHSKHKKSAVSYPFYNSVIDLAATSNALVLCCALNEETRHIVNREVMLALGKEGFIVNVGRGSLIDEKQLVKFLMDGEIGGAALDVFEDEPNVPKELLSMDNVVLTPHCAAFTSECIIKLCELVAGNIEASLSDKPLITQVKW; via the exons ATggcggaagaagaaaaagtagaATTACAACAACTCAAACACGAAAACCAAGATCTTCCACAAGTGCTTGTTCTTGGTTCTCCAACGTGCTTACAAACCTTAAAACAACTCTACTCTCACAAATTCCGTTTTCTTATCCCAAACACTTCGTTGGACTCACTCTACCCTCTCACCGCTCCACTTTCATCCATCTCCGCCGTCATCTGCAGTGCTTCCTTCTCCATCACCGCCCCCGTCCTCCGCCTCCTCCCCTCCCTCCGACTAGTCGTCACCACCAGTGCCGGCACCGATCACATTGACCTCAATGAGTGTGGCTGCCGAGGGATACAGGTAGCTGGCGCCGGAAAACTGTTTTCCGATGAGGTGGCTGATATGGCGGTGGGGCTGCTCATCGACGTCATGAGGAGAGTCTCGGCTGCCGATAGATTCGTACGGACGATCTGTGAAGCTGCCACGTGGGATTTCCCTCTCGGTTacaag ATATCAGGAAAGAGGATTGGCATAGTTGGACTCGGAAGCATTGGCATGGAAGTTGCTAAGAGACTCGAATGTTTTGGTTGCACCATCTTATACCACTCAAAGCATAAAAAATCTGCAGTTTCATACCCTTTCTATAACAGTGTTATTGACCTTGCTGCTACTAGCAATGCACTTGTTCTCTGTTGTGCACTGAATGAGGAAACAAGGCACATAGTAAACAGAGAAGTGATGTTGGCATTGGGAAAAGAAGGGTTCATTGTGAATGTTGGGAGAGGATCTCTTATTGATGAGAAGCAATTGGTGAAGTTTTTGATGGATGGTGAAATTGGTGGTGCTGCTTTGGATGTGTTTGAAGATGAACCTAATGTTCCTAAAGAGCTACTCAGTATGGATAATGTGGTTTTGACTCCACATTGTGCTGCTTTTACTTCTGAATGTATAATCAAATTGTGTGAACTTGTGGCTGGGAATATAGAAGCCTCGTTATCAGATAAGCCCTTAATTACTCAGGTGAAATGGTGA